The Venturia canescens isolate UGA chromosome 10, ASM1945775v1, whole genome shotgun sequence genome segment ATCGGGAATAAAGACTAACGCGGATTATTAAAAACCATTCCTCATCCCTCATCCTTTCGTCCTCGCGTCGATATTTTTATGTTGATATTATGTACACAGACGAACAACAAAAGagacaaacaaacaaacaaccAAACACAAAAGCGGAAAAAACAACCCCTTTTTTCTAGGCGATAATctagtatacatatatatatatatacataaactcatatatatatatatatatatatatatatatctatatcgaAAATAAGTTGCGATTTTTGCAACGTTATTTACAAAGTGGGAAATATCGACGATTATACCGTTCAACTGTACAGTCGTAAAgagtaataaaaagaaattgtcGATACCCATAATAGGAaaataaagcgaaaaaaaaaggtgGCGCGAACGGAGACACTAAAACCGGAAATACACATTTGGCGTCGTTCATGTACATTATTAGGGAAATTACAGTGGTGTTgcgtgtgaaaaaaattcgttttttattactGATAACTCATTCGTAATCTGATGGAGTCCGTAAAAATGCATATAAAAATGGTAGTACCGGATTCATAGGAGTTTTCAAGGCTGCATACGGAGAGCACCGTCCAGTCGGATCGTCTCGCCGTTCAACAGCGGATTCTCGACGATCGATTGAACGAGCTGGGCGTACTCGTCCGGACTGCCGAGTCTTTGCGGAAATGGTACTGATTTGCACAGGAATGATCGGACCTTCGGGGGTAACGAACCCAATAACGGTGTGTCGAAAAGACCCGGTGCAATCGTAACTACTCTGATACCGTGCGTTGAAAGGTCACGTGCCAATGGCAACGTCATTCCGACAATCGCCCCCTTCGATGCCGAATATGCTGCTTGACCTATCTGACCGTCGTATGCTGCCACACTTGCCGTGTTAATCACCACTCCTCGCTGACCGTCCACATTCGGCTCGTTCTCTCCTATCAGCCCAACCGACAATCTTATCACGTTGAACGTTCCCACCGTATTGACCGTCAACACTCGGGCGAAATCCTCCAATGAGTGTGCTCTCTTCTTGTTGAAATTGTAAGTTTTAAACGCTACCGCGACTCCAGCCGCGTTCACAACCACGTCCAATTTCCCAAATTTATTCTTTACCATTTCCAGTGCTGCGGTCACATCCGATTCCGAGGTCACctgtcaattttttaattaaaccaCTCGTTAGAATTGCAGATCCAGCCATTATCGTTTAATTTGCGCTTTGGGAAAATGAGCTACTTTGAACATTATGTTTATATTCATGCAGTTGCAAAGAACAATTCGAGGGCTCGCTTTGTATTCATTGTTATTCGTTATGATTCTCCTGTATGTCAAATTCATTCATTCTATAAACACATTTCTACGAGCAGACATTTTCACTGATACAAAGTTGCttcaatgttttaaaaaagtcTCACATATGCGAAACGGTGACTAATACAGACTATATTATGAAATGAAATGTGGTCGAAGCAGTACTCCGTGTTTCATCAGTTAACGATAATAATCCATATGCCAAATTTAtggtaaatttattcaaataaacaaaacagaTAAGAATTAGAGAGGATAAGAAATAGATAAGAAAAtagcttttttttccttcattgaaCAAGCTGGGAAAAGTCTGCATAGAAGAAAGTTGAGAGCagcgaaacaataaaaatcattgaaattattGTAATCATAGGATAACTTACATCTACGGGAGCAAATATAGCGTTTGCTTCTCCAAGTTCGTTGGCAATGGAGTTTCCCTGAGAGGTGGGCAAATCGGCGATAACAACTTTTGCACCGTGTTTTACGAATCTTTCCACAGTGCCTCGGCCCAGGCCGGAAGCACCTCCAGTCACAAGAGTAACAATGccctgaaaaacaaaagagattaaaaaaaagtccaATAAACGTGAATTCATACGGGGGTCATGAGTCCAAAGTCTACTTTTTTTAA includes the following:
- the scu gene encoding 3-hydroxyacyl-CoA dehydrogenase type-2, with the translated sequence MLKGIVTLVTGGASGLGRGTVERFVKHGAKVVIADLPTSQGNSIANELGEANAIFAPVDVTSESDVTAALEMVKNKFGKLDVVVNAAGVAVAFKTYNFNKKRAHSLEDFARVLTVNTVGTFNVIRLSVGLIGENEPNVDGQRGVVINTASVAAYDGQIGQAAYSASKGAIVGMTLPLARDLSTHGIRVVTIAPGLFDTPLLGSLPPKVRSFLCKSVPFPQRLGSPDEYAQLVQSIVENPLLNGETIRLDGALRMQP